In Novipirellula galeiformis, the genomic window CGTCCACATCGCCAACGAGCGGTTCGAGCACATCCAATAAATCGCCTGTGCCTGAGCCTGAGGAGGCATTCGCAGGGTCGCCGATATAGAACATCACATTCTTGGCCGTCACCCTTCCAGCCAGCAGAGCCAACGCCTGCTGGGTCAACGGGTGCTTTCCCTTGATGACGTATACACCGGGTTTGAAAGTGACGATTCCCGAAACCACTTGGATCCAATCATAGGTTCCGGGATAAAGGGTGACCGGCGGGCCGATTAAGGGCAGCCCGACGACGGTGACGCCTCCACGCGACGGACCGCTGGCCACCGGGGGCGTTGGTAGATCATCGTAGGGATCGCGAATTGGAAAGCGATTGGCGCGAAGTGCGGTGGGGCTACCGTCGAGCGCTCGATAGTGGATGGGGGAATCGACGCCGCCTACGACGCGAATCTCCTTGGCTTTAACTTTGGCAAGCCCAAGCCCTGGAGTCACCATCATGCCATAGGGTGGCAAGATCGTCCTGCCCACGCGTTGATTGTTTTCATCGACACGCCCGTATTGGCTGTTGACGTGGATCGCCCCATGCACCTCGAGACTCCCGATCCCTTCCACTTCTAGAGCGGCTAGCGAAAGCGAGGAACCGAGGAGCGTCGGCAATCCCAAAATCGATACTCGTGGGTGACGTGAGGCAAGGGCGACCAATGCGTTGGGATGCTGTGCCGGGGTGGCGCGAGCCGTTGCCGAGGTGCGGATATCATCCACCGACGTGGCCACAAACGCCGCGAGATGTAAATTCGAACGCTGAGCGAGTCTAACCGAAACGGCTCCTCGTTGGCCCGCATGGGGGCCGTCCTCAGGCGGTGAGTGGATCTCGACGTCCACGGAATCCGTGTCACAGACTTGGTGGGCGAGTGTGTAACCGCTCGCAATCGCCGCAGTCGCTGATCCCGTCCGCACGAATTCAGCGGCGGCCGACAACGCGATCGCATCCGCGGTGTGTTGCAGCCGACGGTGCTTCCCGATCAAGCTGCTCCCATCGACCACCAATGCGGTGACAAGCATCAGTGTCGGTAGCAGCACGGCTAATAGAATCAGAATCTTTCCGTTGCGACCGTTAGAGTTCGATCGTTGGCTTTTTTGATTTTGTGATTGCATGAATGATTCTCAGATTGCGATGTCCGCTTTGGAAACCGCGCTCAGCTCGGTGTTGTGCCAGGGCGCCAGTGCGCCGAGCAGCGATTGATGCAAATAATCAAGCTGGACGGTGGTGGACCGCGGAGGGGCGTCGGGGGAGCCTGACCACTGGATCTGGAGTCGTACATTTTCGGCCTCCATCGTCGGTAACGGTGGCATCGCACAACGAGGTATCCCCGCCAATAAATCGATCGGGGCATTCACGCTCTCGGGCCCCAACGGAAAGTCGTTTCCGGGGTACTCGCGACTGTGAATGGCAACCGCACGGCTGACGTTGATGGCGGCAGCGGTGAGCGTGTTTTTCCGTAATGTCAGTAGTCCCAAATCCATGAATGTGAATATGAACAGGCAAAACACGGGCAGCAAAATTGCGGACTCGACGAGTGTCGCACCGCGCCGACCCGGGCGAGAGTTTGAATTGAATGTGCGAGGCACTGGGGTTCCTGCGGGCTAACGGTAACGACGAATGATTTGACGACGATTGATCAACATTTCCAGCGGTAGGAAATTCGAGGCGATGATCGGCTGAAAGGGAAATGCAACTTCAACGGTCGCCAAAAAGTACAGCTCATTTTCTTGCTGGGCTGTGACGGAGACGTGCACATTGTCGGTCCCTTGGGGACCGAGGGGCTCGAGCTCTCGGTCGACCACTTCGCGCACCTCGGCCTCCCACTGTTCACGCGTTTCGGCATAGAAGTTGCGACCTGCTCCATGCACCGCCGCAGCGTGTACCGCTTGGCAAACAATGGTTTCCGCATGGTAGATCCGACAGAAATCAACCGTGACTAACGCCGTCAGCAAAAACACCGGTGCGACCACGGCGGCTTCGACCGTCGTACACCCGCGGCGGCGTCGTTGTGAATGAGGATCATGGTTATTTGACATTGAGGCTCCCAAACGCATCGAGCAATTGAAGGAATGCGGGACCCGCGACGACAACAAATACCGCTGGCAGTATCAGCAAGAGAACGGGCAGCAGGATCTTGACGCTCGCGCGTTGTGCCATCTCTTCCGCAGCAGCCTCTCGTTGACCGACTAACAACGACGAATGGTCACGCAACGCATCGGTAATGTTGGTTCCGTACTTCTGAGCTTCACGCGTGAACAAACAAAGCGTTTTGAGACCTTCGAAATCAGTCCGTTCCGCAAAATTCCCGAGCGCTTTTTCCAACGTCAATCCCATCGCATACTCACGCTGCACCGTCGCTAATTCATCCGCCAATTGAGGGTGAGCAAAACCCATTTCATGAGTCATTCGTTGCAGAGTCAAAGGCAGGCTCAAGCCGGCATCTAAACAGACCACCATCAACTCCAGCAGATCAGGGATCGATTTTCTCAGCATGCGATGACGCCCGCGTGTCTGGTGGTTCAACCAACCGATCGGCGCGGAGAATGCCAACAGACATAACACCAAGCATACCGTCACCGACAATGCGAGCGGTTGGAACCATTCTGACAACATGACAATCGCACTTAGGGCGGTTGCGACCCCAAGTAGAACCGCTTGAACCACAACGTAATTTCGCGCCGCGGTGGGCTCGTAATAGCCAGCCCGAGCGAGTTGCTTTTGCAGCGACTTTTTCTCGTTAACGTGCGGAACGATGCGGTCAATTTGCCGCCACCATCGAGTGCCTGGCTTGGGACTCCGCAACGCATCGGGCGATCCGCCACCGATGGCAACGGTTCGGTTCCGTAGCATTCGTTGGT contains:
- a CDS encoding pilus assembly protein TadG-related protein: MQSQNQKSQRSNSNGRNGKILILLAVLLPTLMLVTALVVDGSSLIGKHRRLQHTADAIALSAAAEFVRTGSATAAIASGYTLAHQVCDTDSVDVEIHSPPEDGPHAGQRGAVSVRLAQRSNLHLAAFVATSVDDIRTSATARATPAQHPNALVALASRHPRVSILGLPTLLGSSLSLAALEVEGIGSLEVHGAIHVNSQYGRVDENNQRVGRTILPPYGMMVTPGLGLAKVKAKEIRVVGGVDSPIHYRALDGSPTALRANRFPIRDPYDDLPTPPVASGPSRGGVTVVGLPLIGPPVTLYPGTYDWIQVVSGIVTFKPGVYVIKGKHPLTQQALALLAGRVTAKNVMFYIGDPANASSGSGTGDLLDVLEPLVGDVDVVPSVIIAEAVSRLSMSGIQDPASPFHQLLIYQGREQRNAIVIEANDLLKTCELSGSIYAKRGHLLFAGRGNYDLSVVAGTMRFLAVGKTTLQPQHLLPPAEDVYLVE
- a CDS encoding TadE/TadG family type IV pilus assembly protein, producing the protein MSNNHDPHSQRRRRGCTTVEAAVVAPVFLLTALVTVDFCRIYHAETIVCQAVHAAAVHGAGRNFYAETREQWEAEVREVVDRELEPLGPQGTDNVHVSVTAQQENELYFLATVEVAFPFQPIIASNFLPLEMLINRRQIIRRYR
- a CDS encoding type II secretion system F family protein; translated protein: MHYFHLPIVILVFALSSFAFYVIFQRCDYYQRMLRNRTVAIGGGSPDALRSPKPGTRWWRQIDRIVPHVNEKKSLQKQLARAGYYEPTAARNYVVVQAVLLGVATALSAIVMLSEWFQPLALSVTVCLVLCLLAFSAPIGWLNHQTRGRHRMLRKSIPDLLELMVVCLDAGLSLPLTLQRMTHEMGFAHPQLADELATVQREYAMGLTLEKALGNFAERTDFEGLKTLCLFTREAQKYGTNITDALRDHSSLLVGQREAAAEEMAQRASVKILLPVLLLILPAVFVVVAGPAFLQLLDAFGSLNVK
- a CDS encoding TadE/TadG family type IV pilus assembly protein gives rise to the protein MPRTFNSNSRPGRRGATLVESAILLPVFCLFIFTFMDLGLLTLRKNTLTAAAINVSRAVAIHSREYPGNDFPLGPESVNAPIDLLAGIPRCAMPPLPTMEAENVRLQIQWSGSPDAPPRSTTVQLDYLHQSLLGALAPWHNTELSAVSKADIAI